The proteins below come from a single Garra rufa chromosome 3, GarRuf1.0, whole genome shotgun sequence genomic window:
- the LOC141331769 gene encoding putative C-type lectin domain family 20 member A: protein MKASVTLLLFLSLFGQNVSVYRYHYFVNKTLSWDDAQQYCRQYYDDLSTVRKKDLQALSYNSLITGQMFWIGVQRDSADLTKWIWSEGGKASITFWEPGEPDNYIQQCAALNKNKLTLYDKFCSENLQFYCMKVYELIVVHQRSTWEEALEYCRKNYIDLAIINSEDIMEEVMINSTAADTDEVWTGLRFLAGGWFWVNGASFDYNVWSSDGEPQCPDLNQRCGAYDRTQKVCKPTDCEQRLNFLCVKKKWED from the coding sequence ATGAAGGCTTCAGTCACTCTGCTGCTTTTTTTGAGCCTCTTTGGGCAGAATGTCAGCGTCTACAGATATCACTATTTCGTGAACAAGACTTTGTCGTGGGACGATGCACAGCAGTACTGCAGACAGTACTATGATGACCTGTCCACTGTCAGAAAGAAAGATTTACAggctttatcttacaattctttaaTTACAGGGCAAATGTTTTGGATTGGAGTTCAGAGAGACAGCGCAGACCTTACCAAATGGATTTGGTCCGAAGGCGGGAAAGCATCGATTACATTTTGGGAGCCAGGAGAACCTGATAATTATATTCAACAATGTGCTGCtctgaataaaaacaaattgaCTCTGTATGACAAATTCTGCTCTgaaaatttacagttttattgtATGAAGGTCTATGAGCTGATTGTGGTGCATCAGAGAAGCACATGGGAAGAGGCCTTGGAATACTGCAGAAAAAACTACATTGACCTGGCCATAATTAACTCAGAAGACATTATGGAAGAAGTGATGATTAATAGCACAGCAGCTGATACTGATGAAGTGTGGACCGGTCTACGCTTTCTAGCTGGTGGTTGGTTTTGGGTAAACGGAGCCAGTTTTGATTACAATGTCTGGTCTTCGGATGGAGAGCCCCAGTGTCCTGACCTGAACCAGCGCTGTGGGGCTTATGACAGAACACAGAAGGTTTGTAAACCCACAGACTGTGAGCAAAGACTCAACTTTCTCTGTGTCAAGAAGAAATGGGAAGATTGA
- the fcer1g gene encoding high affinity immunoglobulin epsilon receptor subunit gamma, whose translation MTMMMKVGLPFSLLSIWLSFGSADAMSLKEPQICYILDAVLFVYGIVLTVLYCRMKMRSKQAFSGKKDAGEGVYEGLKPHDQDTYETIKMKKGKA comes from the exons ATGACGATGATGATGAAGGTGGGGTTGCCCTTCTCTCTTCTGTCTATTTGGCTGAGCTTTGGCAGTGCTG atgcaatGAGTTTGAAAGAGCCACAGATCTGCTACATCTTGGACGCGGTTTTGTTCGTCTATGGGATTGTTCTCACGGTCCTGTACTGCAGAATGAAG ATGCGAAGTAAACAAGCATTTTCAGGG AAGAAAGATGCTGGCGAAGGAGTTTATgag GGTCTCAAGCCTCATGATCAGGACACATATGAGACCATCAAAATGAAAAAAGGAAAAGCATAA
- the LOC141331616 gene encoding putative C-type lectin domain family 20 member A: protein MRLFGLNVSIYRHHFFVDQTSSWQEAQQHCRQHYDDLSTVREKDLQALSYNSQIRENFFWIGVQRDSIDNNKWMWSEGREATITFWEPGQPNDVNDKCGAVNKNSMTLYDGACSSNLRFYCMKVYELIVVHQRSTWEEALEYCRKNYTDLAIINSEDIMEEVMINSAAADTDEMWTGLRFLAGGWFWVNGVAFDYNVWSSDGEPQCPAMNQRCGVYDRTQKVCKPTDCERRLNFLCVKEK, encoded by the coding sequence ACTCTTTGGGCTGAATGTCAGCATCTACAGACATCACTTTTTTGTGGATCAGACTTCGTCGTGGCAAGAGGCGCAGCAGCACTGCAGACAGCACTATGATGACCTGTCCACTGTCAGAGAGAAAGATTTACAggctttatcttacaattctcaaATAAGAGAGAATTTTTTTTGGATTGGAGTTCAGAGAGACAGTATAGACAACAACAAATGGATGTGGTCCGAAGGCAGAGAAGCAACAATTACATTTTGGGAGCCAGGACAACCTAATGATGTTAATGACAAATGTGGGGCTGTCAATAAAAACTCAATGACACTGTATGATGGAGCATGCTCGAGCAATCTACGATTTTATTGTATGAAGGTCTATGAGCTGATTGTGGTGCATCAGAGAAGCACATGGGAAGAGGCCTTGGAATACTGCAGAAAAAACTACACTGACCTGGCCATAATAAACTCAGAAGACATTATGGAAGAAGTGATGATTAATAGCGCAGCAGCTGATACAGATGAAATGTGGACCGGTCTACGCTTTCTAGCTGGAGGTTGGTTTTGGGTAAACGGAGTCGCCTTTGATTACAATGTCTGGTCTTCGGATGGTGAGCCCCAGTGCCCAGCCATGAACCAGCGCTGTGGGGTTTATGACAGAACACAGAAGGTTTGTAAACCCACAGACTGTGAGCGGAGACTCAACTTTCTCTGTGTCAAGGAGAAATAA
- the hacd4 gene encoding very-long-chain (3R)-3-hydroxyacyl-CoA dehydratase 4: MRFSLSLTYLFSYNLLQFCGHTWIFANMTARFLSFGEDAQAGTFYFVGVMMGACQLLSLLELFHIADGFEECRLFPRFMQIMERNVLLFLLVSLEEFQSKPIVCVQFYLWNILGLLRYPHRLFCLIGTPHFKMLWLQQTLSIPVYLLSAVTEGISISHMLPYLSESEGMDSDQLKVPASKYINSPYILMGWLLLLVLGSSLTLILLLKERKENLESWDKKLKKD, translated from the exons ATGAG GTTTAGCCTCAGTCTCACATATCTCTTTTCATACAACCTGCTTCAGTTCTGTGGACACACATGGATTTTCGCAAACATGACAGCCAGATTTCTCTCTTTTGGGGAAG ATGCCCAGGCTGGCACCTTCTATTTTGTGGGCGTTATGATGGGTGCATGTCAGCTTCTGTCTTTGTTAGAACTGTTTCATATTGCAGATGGTTTTGAAGAGTGCAGACTTTTCCCTCGGTTTATGCAG ATCATGGAGAGAAATGTCCTTCTGTTTCTTCTTGTCAGTCTGGAGGAGTTTCAGAGTAAACCGATTGTGTGTGTGCAGTTTTATCTGTGGAATATACTGGGCTTGCTAAG gTATCCGCATAGGTTATTCTGCCTTATAGGCACACCGCATTTTAAAATGCTATGGCTGCAACAAACACTATCAATCCCAGTGTATTTGCTGTCTGCTGTCACAGAAG GAATAAGCATTTCACACATGTTGCCATACTTGTCTGAGTCTGAAGGAATGGATTCAGACCAGCTAAAAGTACCTGCATCAAAGTACATTAATTCTCCATACATTCTTATGGGCTGGTTACTTCTTCTTGTGTTAG GATCCAGTTTAACATTAATACTCTTgctgaaagaaagaaaggagaaTCTGGAAAGCTGGGATAAGAAACTGAAGAAAGACTAA
- the LOC141331615 gene encoding NADH dehydrogenase [ubiquinone] iron-sulfur protein 2, mitochondrial-like — translation MLACGPYWSTGPCGKYRNLTGRTLAGVRREAKARGIGWVSLAGLGERKETRQGGLSPTSKGEMFEFYERVSGARMHAAYVRPGGVHQDMPLGLMDDIYEWCKNFSIRIDEVEEMLTNNRIWRNRTVNIGVISAEDALNYGFSGVMLRGSGIKWDLRKSQPYDKYDEVDFDVAIGSNGDCYDRYLCRVEEMRQSLHIMLQCLNKMPAGEIKVDDAKIAPPKRSEMKMSMESLIHHFKLYTEGYQVPPGATYTAVEAPKGEFGVYLVSDGSSRPYRCKIKAPGFAHLAGLDQMSKGHMLADVVAIIGTQDIVFGEVDR, via the exons ATGTTGGCATGTGGGCCCTACTGGTCGACCGGCCCCT GCGGCAAGTATAGGAACCTGACCGGGAGAACTCTTGCCGGTGTCCGACGGGAGGCCAAGGCTCGTGGCATCGGATGGGTAAGCCTCGCCGGCCTGGGAGAGAGAAAGGAAACCCGCCAGGGAGGGCTCTCGCCGACATCCAAAGGGGAG ATGTTTGAGTTCTATGAAAGAGTGTCTGGAGCCAGGATGCATGCTGCATACGTCAGACCCGGTGGAGTTCATCAG GACATGCCTCTTGGTCTCATGGATGACATCTATGAATGGTGCAAGAACTTCTCTATTCGAATTGATGAAGTTGAGGAG ATGCTGACCAACAATCGTATCTGGAGGAACAGAACTGTCAATATCGGTGTAATTTCGGCAGAGGATGCACTCAATTATGGATTCAG CGGAGTGATGCTCAGAGGTTCTGGCATTAAATGGGATCTGAGGAAGAGTCAACCCTATGACAAATACGACGAGGTGGATTTCGACGTGGCCATTGGAAGTAATGGCGACTGCTATGACAG ATATCTGTGCCGAGTGGAGGAAATGAGACAGTCGCTGCACATCATGCTTCAGTGTCTCAACAAAATGCCTGCTGGAGAAATCAAGGTAGATGATGCTAAAATAGCCCCACCGAAGAGATCTGAGATGAAG ATGTCAATGGAATCTCTCATTCATCACTTTAAGCTGTACACTGAGGGCTACCAGGTTCCTCCAGGAGCCACATATACTGCTGTAGAGGCACCTAAG GGTGAGTTTGGTGTGTATTTGGTATCTGACGGTTCCAGCAGACCTTACCGCTGCAAGATCAAGGCACCTGGCTTTGCTCACTTG GCTGGTTTAGATCAAATGTCTAAAGGACACATGCTTGCTGATGTGGTGGCGATCATCG GGACTCAAGACATCGTGTTTGGTGAAGTGGACCGTTGA